One window from the genome of Marinobacter sp. es.048 encodes:
- a CDS encoding putative monovalent cation/H+ antiporter subunit A: MMLLAVLSGFLLAVAVPALYRVAGKHIGWVLALLPALLTAYFASLIPAVSGGETLLIRNQWMPGLGVSLDFMVDGLALVFALLISGIGTFILIYAASYLEGHKDLGRFYVIMLSFMASMLGLVLSDNLITFFVFWELTSITSYMLIGFNHEDAEARKCALQGLFVTAGGGLVLMAGLILLIFITGSYSFSEILASDLAIHEHGYYTAAAVCILIGAFTKSAQVPFHFWLPNAMAAPTPVSAYLHSATMVKAGVYLLARLNSSMDGDALWSNSLMFFGAATMLTGAYLAFSSTGIKKVLAYSTVMALGTLTMLIGVGTEKAIIAFVCVLVAHSLYKGALFMLAGALDHETGTKDITKMGGLWRSMPRTAVITGLAALSLAGLPPLFGFVAKELMFESVINSPVWPWGLLTAAVASSILVVAVAGLVFLKPFFGPVHTTPKQPHDAPVAMLIGPAVLALLALIFGVAPFLPATFVLDATVSSVYGSGVKTALALWHGVNVPLMLSGASLLAGSLLFVTWQRLHPTLYAVNTAASRVGPEAGYFRFMLGITQVASWQTRVLQNGVLGIYLLILVLVTFGLTGYTLFTRHGFHLDFDFNNGYFYEFGIALLIVAATVFASVTRSRLGSVASVGVLGFGVALIFIHFSAPDLGITQLLVETLTVILLVLVLFKLPPFVNLSSPWERFRDLAVAVFAGAIMTLLMLAVLDIQYFDSISSYYIENSYGLAFGKNIVNVILVDFRQLDTLGEIFVLGLAAMGVYSMVKLRAEDQHKP; this comes from the coding sequence ATGATGTTACTGGCTGTGCTTTCGGGATTTTTACTGGCCGTGGCGGTTCCCGCGCTCTATCGCGTGGCAGGCAAACACATCGGCTGGGTGCTGGCCCTGCTCCCCGCATTGCTCACGGCCTACTTTGCCAGCCTGATCCCGGCGGTCAGCGGTGGTGAAACTCTTCTGATTCGTAACCAGTGGATGCCCGGACTCGGCGTCTCGCTGGATTTCATGGTTGATGGCCTGGCACTGGTCTTCGCGCTTCTGATCAGCGGTATCGGAACCTTTATCCTGATCTATGCCGCTTCCTACCTCGAGGGCCACAAGGATCTCGGCCGATTCTACGTCATCATGCTGTCGTTCATGGCGTCGATGCTGGGGCTGGTGTTATCCGATAACCTCATCACTTTTTTCGTGTTCTGGGAACTGACCAGCATCACTTCCTACATGCTGATCGGCTTCAACCATGAAGATGCAGAAGCCAGGAAATGCGCTCTGCAAGGACTCTTCGTCACAGCGGGAGGCGGCCTGGTACTGATGGCCGGTCTGATTCTCCTGATCTTCATCACCGGCAGCTATTCGTTCTCCGAGATACTGGCATCCGATCTCGCCATTCACGAACATGGTTACTACACCGCGGCAGCGGTTTGCATACTCATCGGAGCCTTCACCAAGTCTGCGCAGGTACCATTTCACTTCTGGTTACCCAATGCCATGGCTGCGCCCACTCCCGTTTCTGCCTACCTGCACTCGGCGACCATGGTCAAGGCCGGCGTCTATCTGCTGGCGCGTCTGAATTCATCCATGGACGGGGATGCGCTTTGGAGCAACTCCCTGATGTTTTTCGGCGCTGCAACCATGCTCACTGGCGCCTACCTGGCTTTCAGTAGCACCGGCATCAAGAAGGTGCTGGCATACTCCACGGTCATGGCGCTGGGCACCCTGACCATGCTCATCGGGGTCGGCACGGAAAAGGCGATCATCGCTTTCGTCTGCGTTCTGGTGGCACACTCGCTGTATAAGGGCGCCTTGTTCATGCTTGCGGGTGCGCTGGACCACGAAACCGGCACCAAAGACATCACCAAAATGGGCGGGCTATGGCGCAGCATGCCGAGGACAGCGGTTATTACCGGGCTGGCTGCATTGTCGCTGGCAGGGCTTCCGCCACTCTTCGGCTTCGTTGCCAAGGAATTGATGTTCGAGTCGGTTATCAACTCGCCGGTGTGGCCCTGGGGGCTCCTGACGGCGGCTGTCGCTTCTTCGATTCTGGTCGTGGCCGTAGCGGGACTGGTTTTCCTGAAGCCGTTTTTCGGTCCCGTTCACACCACCCCGAAACAGCCCCACGACGCGCCCGTCGCCATGTTGATTGGCCCGGCCGTATTGGCCCTTCTGGCGCTGATTTTTGGCGTGGCGCCGTTTTTGCCCGCAACCTTTGTGCTGGATGCCACAGTCTCATCCGTCTATGGCAGCGGGGTAAAGACGGCCCTCGCCTTGTGGCACGGCGTGAATGTTCCGTTGATGCTGTCTGGCGCCAGCCTCCTCGCAGGCTCCCTGCTTTTCGTAACCTGGCAGCGACTGCATCCGACGCTTTATGCCGTCAACACCGCCGCCAGCCGCGTTGGCCCTGAGGCGGGGTATTTCCGATTCATGCTCGGGATCACCCAGGTTGCAAGCTGGCAAACCCGAGTCCTGCAGAACGGGGTTCTCGGCATCTATCTGCTGATCCTCGTTCTGGTCACCTTCGGCCTGACTGGCTACACGCTGTTCACCCGCCACGGTTTTCATCTGGATTTCGATTTCAACAATGGCTACTTCTACGAGTTTGGCATCGCTCTTCTTATCGTTGCGGCAACCGTGTTTGCCAGTGTCACCCGGTCCCGGCTTGGCTCCGTTGCCTCGGTCGGTGTGCTCGGTTTTGGCGTGGCCCTGATATTTATCCACTTCAGCGCCCCGGATCTTGGCATCACGCAGCTCCTGGTGGAGACTCTGACTGTTATCTTACTGGTGCTGGTGCTCTTCAAACTGCCGCCTTTCGTCAACCTCTCATCGCCCTGGGAACGTTTCCGGGACCTGGCGGTGGCTGTCTTTGCCGGCGCGATCATGACCCTGCTGATGCTTGCGGTACTGGATATCCAGTACTTCGACAGTATCTCCAGTTATTACATTGAAAACAGTTATGGCCTGGCCTTCGGCAAAAACATCGTCAATGTAATTCTGGTGGATTTCAGGCAGCTGGACACCCTGGGAGAAATCTTTGTTCTGGGCCTTGCGGCGATGGGTGTTTACTCGATGGTCAAACTCAGGGCGGAGGACCAGCACAAGCCATGA
- a CDS encoding Na+/H+ antiporter subunit E produces the protein MLDRLSFPQPWLSLTLFITWQFLSDGISGGSAVLGLILAWAIPQITQGFWPDPPAFIKAWRVPAYLLRVIWDIVIASVEVARLILSPRPARPAFVCYPLELEHPLAITILASTISLTPGTVSADVSDDNKLLLIHALDAEDDQTVINTIKTRYEKPLLEMFQ, from the coding sequence ATGCTTGATCGCCTGAGTTTTCCCCAGCCCTGGCTAAGCCTTACCCTTTTTATCACCTGGCAGTTTCTGAGTGACGGAATAAGCGGCGGCAGTGCGGTACTGGGCCTGATCCTGGCGTGGGCAATACCGCAGATAACCCAGGGCTTTTGGCCGGATCCGCCGGCATTCATCAAGGCCTGGAGAGTGCCCGCCTACCTCCTGCGCGTTATCTGGGATATTGTTATCGCCAGTGTTGAAGTGGCAAGGCTCATCCTCAGCCCGCGGCCGGCACGTCCTGCATTTGTCTGTTATCCCCTGGAGCTGGAGCACCCTCTGGCCATCACAATTCTGGCCAGCACCATCTCGTTGACGCCAGGCACCGTGAGCGCTGACGTCAGCGATGACAACAAGCTGCTACTGATTCACGCGCTTGACGCGGAGGACGATCAGACAGTTATCAATACGATCAAAACCCGCTACGAGAAGCCTCTGCTGGAGATGTTCCAATGA
- a CDS encoding Na+/H+ antiporter subunit D: MNPELVLPILIPLTAGALSLAFWRSINLQRVLAVVATGLLLAAGIWLMRSTIEQGFLVVEMGSWPAPFSIVLVSDVLGAIMIVLTGIIGLAIAIYSLASTPRGHEKFGYYPLMHLLLAGVAGAFLTGDIFNLFVWFEVMLLASFALLTLGGERAQMEGAIKYVTLNLFSSAIFLSAVGLLYGMVGTLNMADIAQKLNSVEDPGMVTVVSLMFMVSFGIKAAAFPLFFWLPASYHTPQVAVSALFAGLLTKVGVYALYRVFTLIFTQDVAYTHTILLWAAALTMLTGVLGAAAQFEFRRILSFHIVSQIGYMLLGLALFTPLALIGGVFYIMHHIIVKTNLFLVSGITYRLLGSYELKNLGGVYRQRPYLALLFLIPALSLAGIPPLSGFFAKFIVVRASLEASEYVISAIALLVGLLTLYSMIKIWAEVFWKKVPDHVTDVDRLNGEVKDAHNWAYYVPVVGLAACTLIIGLYGQPIYVLAETAADQLMNPQLYIEAVLGGMPK; encoded by the coding sequence TTGAACCCGGAACTCGTTCTCCCGATCCTGATACCCCTGACAGCCGGAGCTCTGTCCCTGGCATTCTGGCGATCCATCAATCTTCAGCGGGTCCTTGCAGTTGTTGCCACCGGGCTGTTGCTGGCGGCCGGCATCTGGCTCATGCGCTCAACCATTGAGCAGGGATTTCTGGTGGTGGAAATGGGCAGTTGGCCTGCGCCCTTCAGCATCGTGCTGGTGTCCGATGTTCTTGGCGCCATCATGATAGTGCTAACCGGCATTATCGGCCTTGCCATCGCAATCTATTCGCTGGCCTCAACACCGAGAGGTCATGAAAAATTCGGTTATTACCCCCTGATGCACCTGCTGCTTGCCGGCGTGGCCGGAGCCTTTCTGACTGGCGATATATTCAACCTGTTCGTCTGGTTCGAGGTGATGCTGCTCGCATCGTTTGCCCTTCTGACCCTGGGCGGAGAGCGAGCCCAGATGGAAGGCGCCATCAAGTACGTGACCCTGAACCTGTTCTCGTCGGCTATTTTTCTCTCCGCCGTGGGCCTGCTTTACGGGATGGTGGGCACCCTGAACATGGCAGACATCGCCCAAAAACTGAACAGCGTGGAAGACCCGGGCATGGTGACAGTGGTCTCCCTGATGTTCATGGTATCGTTCGGCATCAAGGCGGCGGCGTTCCCCCTGTTTTTCTGGCTCCCCGCCTCCTATCACACGCCGCAAGTCGCCGTCTCAGCGCTGTTTGCAGGGCTGCTGACCAAGGTAGGGGTTTACGCACTCTATCGGGTATTCACGCTGATCTTCACGCAGGATGTCGCCTACACACACACCATATTACTCTGGGCCGCAGCCCTGACAATGCTGACCGGCGTGCTCGGCGCGGCGGCGCAGTTCGAATTTCGGCGAATCCTGTCTTTCCACATTGTCAGCCAGATCGGCTACATGCTGCTGGGGCTGGCGCTATTCACGCCTCTGGCCCTGATTGGTGGCGTGTTCTACATCATGCACCACATCATTGTGAAGACGAATCTGTTCCTGGTGAGCGGCATTACCTACCGTCTCCTTGGGAGCTATGAGCTGAAGAACCTGGGAGGAGTTTACCGTCAGCGCCCTTACCTGGCTCTGTTGTTTTTGATCCCGGCGCTGTCGCTCGCCGGTATTCCGCCTTTGTCCGGCTTTTTCGCCAAGTTCATTGTCGTGAGAGCAAGCCTGGAAGCCAGTGAATATGTCATCTCCGCCATCGCTCTGCTGGTTGGCTTGCTGACCCTGTACTCAATGATCAAAATCTGGGCGGAAGTGTTCTGGAAAAAGGTTCCCGACCATGTGACCGATGTCGACCGGCTCAACGGCGAGGTAAAAGATGCGCACAATTGGGCCTACTATGTGCCGGTGGTTGGGCTTGCGGCTTGCACGCTCATTATTGGTCTTTACGGGCAGCCGATTTA
- a CDS encoding Na+/H+ antiporter subunit C: METLMAYVVGLLFTASIYMMLRRSIVKLVIGLIILSNAANLLIFVVAGLTRGAPPLIPEGASEVVGAVADPLPQALILTAIVIAFSVLAFAVVLIRRAYDVVGTDDLDKMKDTDT; encoded by the coding sequence ATGGAAACCTTGATGGCCTATGTCGTTGGGCTGCTTTTTACAGCCAGCATATACATGATGCTGCGCCGCTCTATCGTCAAACTCGTCATTGGCCTGATCATTCTGAGCAACGCGGCCAACCTTCTGATTTTCGTCGTCGCGGGTTTGACCCGGGGCGCGCCACCGCTGATTCCCGAGGGGGCGAGTGAAGTCGTTGGAGCAGTGGCCGATCCACTGCCACAGGCCCTTATTCTCACCGCCATTGTGATTGCTTTCAGCGTCCTGGCGTTCGCCGTGGTTCTGATCCGTCGTGCCTACGACGTGGTCGGAACCGATGACCTGGACAAGATGAAGGATACGGATACTTGA
- a CDS encoding K+/H+ antiporter subunit F produces the protein MIVTALYITIAMVTVAALLNVYRLIKGPDAPDRVLALDTLYINAIALIILLGLTLGTRMYLEAALLIAVMGFVGTVAMAKYLKRGSVIE, from the coding sequence ATGATAGTTACCGCCCTCTACATCACCATTGCCATGGTCACTGTGGCGGCGCTTTTGAATGTATACCGTCTGATCAAGGGACCGGATGCACCCGATAGAGTGCTGGCACTCGACACGCTCTACATCAATGCCATTGCTTTGATTATTCTGCTCGGCCTCACACTCGGAACACGCATGTACCTTGAGGCGGCTCTTCTGATTGCTGTAATGGGCTTTGTTGGCACCGTCGCCATGGCCAAATATCTGAAGCGGGGCAGCGTCATTGAGTAA
- a CDS encoding Na+/H+ antiporter subunit B: MKTNTLILHTAALAIMPLQLMFSVFLLLRGHDEPGGGFIGGLVAASAFVLYAFAFGAESTRKLLRVSPRDILAAGLLFGLASTIPAFWTGQAMLTALWWEVPLPGEGYLKLSTVLIFDIGVYLAVLGTLMTFVISLMESEE, translated from the coding sequence ATGAAAACCAACACGCTCATACTCCACACCGCCGCTCTCGCCATTATGCCGCTACAACTGATGTTTTCGGTGTTCCTGCTTTTGCGCGGGCACGACGAACCTGGCGGCGGTTTTATCGGTGGACTGGTGGCGGCAAGTGCTTTCGTGCTTTATGCCTTCGCCTTTGGCGCTGAATCAACACGCAAGCTGCTGCGTGTCAGCCCGCGGGATATTCTGGCGGCCGGGTTGCTCTTCGGTCTCGCCTCAACAATCCCTGCCTTCTGGACTGGCCAGGCCATGCTTACCGCTCTCTGGTGGGAGGTTCCACTCCCAGGTGAGGGCTATCTGAAACTATCAACCGTTCTGATTTTCGACATTGGCGTGTACCTGGCCGTCCTGGGCACGCTGATGACCTTTGTGATCAGCCTGATGGAGTCGGAAGAATGA
- a CDS encoding Na+/H+ antiporter subunit G, whose protein sequence is MNPYAEFAICLLLIIGGAFTLIGAIGLARLPDFFTRLHGPTKATTVGVGAIVISSVIYFSTLGQGIGIEEFLITAFLFMTAPVSANFLAKAAMHLKVNTTENTRGHPWDQ, encoded by the coding sequence ATGAATCCCTACGCTGAATTCGCCATCTGCCTGCTTTTGATCATCGGCGGCGCATTTACCCTGATCGGCGCTATTGGTCTGGCTCGCCTACCCGACTTCTTTACTCGCCTTCATGGCCCCACCAAAGCCACCACGGTTGGAGTGGGCGCCATCGTGATCAGCTCTGTGATCTACTTCAGCACACTTGGACAGGGTATTGGTATTGAGGAATTCCTGATCACGGCCTTTCTGTTCATGACGGCGCCTGTGAGTGCCAACTTCCTGGCAAAAGCTGCCATGCATTTGAAGGTTAACACCACAGAAAACACCCGGGGCCATCCCTGGGACCAGTAA